One genomic window of Candidatus Zixiibacteriota bacterium includes the following:
- the rpsI gene encoding 30S ribosomal protein S9: protein MSQDKIHATGRRKNAVASLWLIPGRGKWSVNGREILPYLTRESLVTHASEPLKVTSLAGRFDIEVNATGGGLSGQAGAIRLALARALATFNPELRKPLKVAGMLTRDPRAVERKKYGQVKARKRFQFSKR, encoded by the coding sequence ATGTCACAAGACAAGATTCACGCTACCGGACGGCGCAAGAACGCCGTGGCCAGTCTCTGGCTGATCCCGGGTCGCGGCAAGTGGAGCGTCAACGGACGCGAGATTCTGCCCTACCTGACCCGCGAATCGCTGGTGACGCACGCGTCCGAGCCGCTCAAGGTTACCAGTCTCGCCGGCCGCTTTGACATCGAAGTCAACGCGACGGGCGGCGGTTTGTCCGGCCAGGCCGGCGCCATCCGCCTCGCCCTGGCGCGGGCGCTGGCGACCTTCAATCCGGAACTGCGCAAGCCGTTGAAAGTGGCCGGCATGCTGACCCGCGATCCGCGCGCGGTCGAGCGCAAGAAGTACGGCCAGGTCAAGGCGCGCAAGCGCTTCCAGTTCTCGAAGCGTTAA
- the rplM gene encoding 50S ribosomal protein L13: protein MRTAFLKPEAVERKWYVVDVNGKILGRQATKIARILMGKTKPEYSPFMDLGDFVVVVNADKVRLSTPKKESEKTWHWNTLYPGGHRQITFDKAITRYPETIIRDAVWGMLPKGPLGRKMIRKLKVYKGPVHPHAAQNPEPLELK, encoded by the coding sequence GTGAGAACCGCTTTTCTAAAACCCGAGGCCGTCGAACGCAAATGGTACGTCGTCGACGTCAACGGCAAGATCCTCGGACGCCAGGCGACTAAGATCGCCCGCATCCTGATGGGCAAGACCAAGCCCGAGTATTCGCCGTTTATGGATCTCGGTGACTTTGTCGTCGTCGTCAATGCCGACAAGGTGCGTCTGTCGACCCCGAAGAAGGAATCTGAGAAGACCTGGCATTGGAACACCCTTTATCCGGGCGGCCATCGTCAGATCACCTTTGATAAGGCGATCACCCGTTATCCCGAAACGATCATCCGCGATGCGGTTTGGGGCATGTTGCCCAAAGGCCCACTGGGACGCAAGATGATCCGCAAGCTCAAGGTCTACAAGGGACCGGTGCACCCGCACGCGGCGCAGAACCCGGAACCGCTGGAATTGAAATAG